The sequence TGCACGAAAATTGGCGTTCCGAACTACTGTAAACGGGTGGGCTTCCGCTCGCTGCGTGTCACTCCATCGCGTTTCCGCCGTTGACAGGTGTATACGTGCCGGTGACGAAGGTCGCGTCGTCACTTGCGAGCGCCGCGATCGTGGTGGCCACGTCTTCGGGCTGGGCGACGCGACCGAGGGGCGTCTCCGAGGCGACCTGTTCTCGGACCATGTCGACGCGATCGGCCGTTGCGTCGGTTTCGACGAGCCCTGGCGCCACGACGTTCGCCGTGATACCATCGGAGCCGAACTCCTGGGCAACGTATTTTGCGAATGCGTCCAGCCCGGCCTTGGCCGTCCCGTGAGCGACGAACCCGGGCGCGGGGTGTTCACCCAGCCCGCTGGAGACGTAGATGGCCCGTCCGTACTGCTGGTCGACCATTCCGGGTACGACGGCTTTCGTGACGCGGAATGCGGCTTCCAGTTCGTCAGTCAGCTTCTGTTCGAACGACGACCAGGTCATCTCGTCGATGGATGCGTGCGTGAACGGCATGTTCGCGTTGTTCACGAGCACGTCTATCGTGTCCCACTTCTCCTCGACGTGGTCGACCATCTGCCGTACGTCGTCGGCTTCCCGGACGTCGGCCTGCACGACGAGGGCGTCGCCCCCCGCCGACCGGATATCCTCTGCGGTCGACGCCGCCGCTTCGGCGTTCGTGTGAAAGTTGACAACGACCTTCGCGCCGCGATCGCCGAGTACCTTCGCGGTCGCCGCTCCGATCCCGCGACTACTGCCGGTGACGAGTGCGACTTGATCCGTAAACGATGGCATGGCACATCATTTCACGGTCCGTCAAAGAGAAACTTCCGGTCACTCCTGCGGGAAAGGGAGGGGGAGAAATCACCGTGGGGGATCACCGCGGCGCTCGCTTTCACGATCGGCGAACCCGACGCCAGGTGTACAGCATCCCTTCACCGATCAGCCACAGGCCCCCGAGACCGATCCCCAGGACGTGTAGCAGTTGGGGCAGGTGCATCCACCTCGGCAGGACGAATCCGGCCAGCGCCTCTGCCTGCCGGATTGTCTCGATCACCGATCCACCGTTCGTCTCGCTAGCGGTCACCACCGATCCATTGTCCGTCTCGCTAGCGTTCAAATCCCTTCCGGAGGGGACGTCACTTCGCTCATTGGCGCCGATGCGATCGGCCTCGTACGGCAACGGGATCACCTCACCGTCGGGGTCCTCGAACCGCCAGACGATCTCCCCGTCCGGTGCGACTTCGAGGATGCGATCGTTTTGGGAATCGGTGACGAGCGTGTTCCCGTTCGGGAGCCGATCCGCGTCGCGTGGCCACCTGAGGGATCGCTCGGAGGGAGTCCATTGCCAGACGATCTCTTCGGTTTCCACGTCGAGTTCCACGATACGATCGTTCTCGCTATCGGCGACGACCATCGTCCCCGCCGTTTCGATTCGGTGCGGGTTGTGTTGTTTTTCGAGGACGTCGTGATCGCCGGGCTCCCCGATTACGTCGACGATTGCGTCGGTTTCCGGATCGACTTCGATGACGACATCGAAGTTTCGGATGCTCATCTGGAAGTGCCCGTTCTCCAGCTGATCGATGTCGTTCATGTGCGTCCAGTCGCCGTGTTCGGAGCGTTTCTCCGGTCCGCCGTGCGCTTCGTAAAACGGCGTCCCAGGCGTCAAGTGGTCCTCGGCGTGCCACTCCCACGTGATCTCCCCATCGCGGTCGACGGTGAATGCACGATCGTTGCCCATGTCGATGATGGCGGTCTCGCCACTCTCCAGACGCTCGACGTCGTGGACCTCGTGCCAGTGGATGAACTCGTCGTACCAGTCGTACTCCCACACGATATCGCCAGTTTCCTTGTCGACCTCGACGACGCGGTTGTGAACGCAGTGGTCGTCGTATTTCTCGTATTCGAGGTATTCCCCGTCGCAATCGTCCGCGGGAGTTTTCACCGCCACGGCGGCGAGCACTGTCTCCTCGTCGAGTTGCTGGACCGCGAACACCCGGGAGTTCGGGACCGACCACTCCCAGGTGACATTTCCGTCTGGCGTTATCTCGACGATCCGCCCCACGTCGTTCCACGAGTGGACGCCGACGAGCGTGTTCCCGGGGTAGACTCCCTCCTCGT is a genomic window of Halanaeroarchaeum sulfurireducens containing:
- a CDS encoding SDR family NAD(P)-dependent oxidoreductase — translated: MPSFTDQVALVTGSSRGIGAATAKVLGDRGAKVVVNFHTNAEAAASTAEDIRSAGGDALVVQADVREADDVRQMVDHVEEKWDTIDVLVNNANMPFTHASIDEMTWSSFEQKLTDELEAAFRVTKAVVPGMVDQQYGRAIYVSSGLGEHPAPGFVAHGTAKAGLDAFAKYVAQEFGSDGITANVVAPGLVETDATADRVDMVREQVASETPLGRVAQPEDVATTIAALASDDATFVTGTYTPVNGGNAME
- a CDS encoding aryl-sulfate sulfotransferase gives rise to the protein MDQRVRVAIVASAIVLLAASLGVQAVTIDRGTTVQHEEGVYPGNTLVGVHSWNDVGRIVEITPDGNVTWEWSVPNSRVFAVQQLDEETVLAAVAVKTPADDCDGEYLEYEKYDDHCVHNRVVEVDKETGDIVWEYDWYDEFIHWHEVHDVERLESGETAIIDMGNDRAFTVDRDGEITWEWHAEDHLTPGTPFYEAHGGPEKRSEHGDWTHMNDIDQLENGHFQMSIRNFDVVIEVDPETDAIVDVIGEPGDHDVLEKQHNPHRIETAGTMVVADSENDRIVELDVETEEIVWQWTPSERSLRWPRDADRLPNGNTLVTDSQNDRILEVAPDGEIVWRFEDPDGEVIPLPYEADRIGANERSDVPSGRDLNASETDNGSVVTASETNGGSVIETIRQAEALAGFVLPRWMHLPQLLHVLGIGLGGLWLIGEGMLYTWRRVRRS